A single window of Modestobacter italicus DNA harbors:
- a CDS encoding YifB family Mg chelatase-like AAA ATPase: protein MALARTWSVGLAGVRGAMVEVEVDLAAGVPTVVLVGLPDAVVRQSVDRVRAAVVNTGYVFPLRRVTIGLSPAAMPKQGSGFDLALAVAVLAGAEVLPAAAVRDLVLLGELGLDGSLRAVRGVLPAVLAAVAAGHRCVVVPQDNADEAGLVEGIEVLGAATLGQVVAHLAGRTRIPAHVRAAPAPLPPGPDLADVVGQAAGRRAVEVAAAGGHHLFLSGPPGAGKTMLAERLPGLLPPLDEQAALEVTAIASIAGTLPPGAPLVTRPTFESPHHSATMAALVGGGSGQIRPGALCRAHRGVLFLDEAPEFPRTVLDTLRQPLERGSVTIHRANGSATFPCRAQLVLAANPCPCASAAGDTACTCSALERRRYQSRLSGPLLDRIDLRVELPSVTRAAWLDGTGSPEPSAAVAARVRTARATAVERMAGTGLTLNSQVPGRLLRERWPIARGSLALAERALERGSLSVRGFDRVLRVAWTLADLAGVSTPGADQVAEALGMRLQRAAA from the coding sequence ATGGCGCTGGCACGCACGTGGTCGGTGGGGCTCGCCGGGGTCCGGGGCGCGATGGTCGAGGTGGAGGTCGACCTCGCCGCCGGGGTGCCCACGGTGGTGCTGGTCGGGCTGCCCGACGCGGTGGTGCGGCAGTCGGTGGACCGGGTGCGGGCCGCGGTGGTCAACACCGGGTACGTCTTCCCGCTGCGCCGGGTGACCATCGGGCTCTCGCCTGCGGCCATGCCCAAGCAGGGCAGCGGGTTCGACCTGGCGCTCGCCGTCGCCGTGCTCGCCGGGGCCGAGGTGCTGCCCGCGGCCGCCGTGCGCGACCTGGTGCTGCTCGGCGAGCTCGGCCTCGACGGCTCGCTGCGGGCGGTGCGGGGCGTGCTCCCGGCGGTCCTCGCGGCGGTCGCGGCCGGGCACCGGTGCGTCGTCGTCCCGCAGGACAACGCCGACGAGGCGGGCCTGGTGGAGGGCATCGAGGTCCTCGGTGCCGCCACCCTCGGCCAGGTCGTCGCCCACCTGGCCGGCCGCACGCGGATCCCGGCGCACGTCCGGGCCGCGCCGGCACCGCTGCCGCCGGGCCCGGACCTGGCCGACGTGGTCGGGCAGGCCGCCGGGCGGCGGGCCGTCGAGGTGGCCGCCGCCGGCGGGCACCACCTGTTCCTGAGCGGCCCGCCGGGCGCGGGCAAGACCATGCTGGCCGAGCGGCTGCCCGGGCTGCTGCCGCCGCTCGACGAGCAGGCCGCCCTGGAGGTCACCGCGATCGCCTCGATCGCCGGCACGCTCCCGCCCGGTGCGCCGCTGGTCACCCGCCCGACGTTCGAGTCCCCGCACCACTCGGCCACCATGGCCGCGCTGGTCGGCGGCGGGTCGGGGCAGATCCGGCCGGGCGCCCTGTGCCGGGCGCACCGCGGTGTGCTGTTCCTCGACGAGGCGCCGGAGTTCCCCCGGACGGTGCTGGACACGCTCCGCCAGCCGCTGGAACGCGGATCGGTGACCATCCACCGGGCCAACGGCTCGGCGACCTTCCCCTGCCGGGCCCAGCTGGTGCTGGCGGCCAACCCCTGCCCGTGCGCCAGCGCGGCCGGGGACACCGCCTGCACCTGCAGCGCGCTGGAGCGGCGCCGCTACCAGTCCCGGCTGTCCGGGCCGCTGCTGGACCGCATCGACCTGCGGGTCGAGCTCCCGTCGGTCACCCGTGCTGCGTGGCTCGACGGCACCGGGTCACCGGAGCCGAGCGCTGCGGTGGCCGCGCGCGTGCGCACGGCTCGGGCCACGGCCGTCGAGCGGATGGCCGGCACCGGGCTCACCCTCAACAGCCAGGTCCCTGGGCGGCTGCTGCGCGAGCGCTGGCCGATCGCCCGCGGCTCGCTGGCGCTGGCCGAGCGGGCCCTGGAGCGGGGCTCGCTGTCGGTGCGCGGCTTCGACCGCGTGCTGCGGGTGGCCTGGACGCTGGCCGACCTCGCCGGCGTGAGCACGCCGGGAGCTGATCAGGTGGCCGAGGCGCTGGGCATGCGACTGCAGCGGGCTGCGGCATGA
- a CDS encoding YraN family protein, with amino-acid sequence MPTPQNTPPDHRAALGAYGERVAVRALTDAGLQVLGRNWRCREGELDVVAREGDALVFCEVKTRRGTGFGPPAEAVTAAKRRRLRRLAQAWLAAHDHHAPDLRFDVVGVHVPDAGPVRVTHLRNAF; translated from the coding sequence GTGCCGACTCCGCAGAACACCCCGCCGGACCACCGCGCCGCCCTCGGCGCCTACGGCGAGCGCGTCGCCGTCCGGGCGCTGACCGACGCCGGGCTGCAGGTCCTGGGCCGCAACTGGCGCTGCCGGGAGGGCGAGCTCGACGTCGTCGCCCGGGAGGGCGACGCGTTGGTGTTCTGCGAGGTGAAGACGCGTCGGGGCACCGGCTTCGGCCCGCCGGCCGAGGCGGTCACCGCGGCGAAGCGGCGGAGGCTGCGCCGGCTGGCCCAGGCCTGGCTGGCCGCCCACGACCACCACGCGCCCGACCTCCGCTTCGACGTCGTCGGGGTGCACGTCCCCGACGCCGGCCCCGTCCGGGTGACGCACCTGCGGAACGCGTTCTGA
- a CDS encoding DUF2469 domain-containing protein, whose amino-acid sequence MSTEDLEKYETEMELQLYREYKDIVRQFSYVVETERRFYLANSVDLQVRDAGGEVFFELKLSDAWVWDMYRPARFVKNVRVVTFKDVNVEELDKPDLELPEQPRLP is encoded by the coding sequence ATGAGCACCGAGGACCTCGAGAAGTACGAGACCGAGATGGAGCTCCAGCTCTATCGCGAGTACAAGGACATCGTCCGCCAGTTCTCCTACGTGGTGGAGACCGAGCGGCGCTTCTACCTGGCGAACAGCGTCGACCTGCAGGTCCGCGACGCCGGCGGTGAGGTGTTCTTCGAGCTGAAGCTCTCCGACGCCTGGGTGTGGGACATGTACCGCCCGGCCCGGTTCGTGAAGAACGTGCGGGTGGTGACGTTCAAGGACGTCAACGTCGAGGAGCTGGACAAGCCCGACCTCGAGCTGCCCGAGCAGCCCCGCCTGCCCTGA
- a CDS encoding ribonuclease HII — protein sequence MLPAGRRGRVPGLADSKLLTPATRDEVYAEVLDRAVAWSVVAIPVGDLDARGMHVTNIEALRRAVRGMDVAPDYVLTDGFPVSGLAQPSLAVWKGDRVAACVAAASVLAKVSRDRMMLELHERFPHYGFAEHKGYITDAHSAALDEHGPCPEHRMRFVNVARARAAHAARGVALSGGAGMHDDVREPDLRRAEVPAPAAQHRPTSTDVPALMSPAPMEHAR from the coding sequence GTGCTGCCCGCCGGTCGCCGCGGCCGGGTGCCCGGGCTGGCGGACTCCAAGCTGCTCACCCCCGCGACCCGTGACGAGGTCTACGCCGAGGTGCTCGACCGGGCCGTGGCCTGGTCGGTCGTGGCGATCCCGGTGGGGGACCTGGACGCCCGGGGCATGCACGTGACGAACATCGAGGCGCTCCGCCGGGCGGTACGCGGGATGGACGTGGCACCGGACTACGTGCTCACCGACGGCTTCCCGGTCAGCGGCCTGGCCCAGCCGTCCCTCGCGGTGTGGAAGGGCGACCGGGTGGCCGCGTGCGTGGCGGCCGCCTCCGTGCTCGCCAAGGTCAGCCGGGACCGGATGATGCTCGAGCTGCACGAGCGGTTCCCGCACTACGGGTTCGCCGAGCACAAGGGGTACATCACCGACGCGCACAGCGCGGCGCTGGACGAGCACGGGCCCTGCCCGGAGCACCGGATGCGGTTCGTCAACGTCGCCCGCGCGCGGGCGGCACACGCCGCACGCGGAGTCGCCCTGTCCGGCGGGGCGGGCATGCACGATGATGTGCGGGAACCCGACCTCCGCAGGGCTGAGGTCCCCGCACCTGCGGCCCAGCACCGACCGACCAGCACCGACGTCCCAGCACTGATGTCCCCGGCACCGATGGAGCACGCGCGATGA
- a CDS encoding response regulator transcription factor, which translates to MSTPLATTRGVTRVLVLADAPVLRRGLIGMVDETAGLQAVGTPGEPRRALTLAETARPDAVIVELGTGRAATLDACRDLRRRYPQIAIVAVATSEDPAVVNEALAAGVRGYLLMNTSPTLLGWAVLAARAGRTVVDPQIRRGEAGEVPVSRELTPEVPLTRRESDVLDELIQGQSNRAIGKALFISEDTVKSHVKAILRKLGARDRAHAVSLVLSARNGGTCTCSAATLTSAGC; encoded by the coding sequence GTGTCCACTCCTCTGGCGACCACGCGAGGCGTCACCCGCGTCCTCGTCCTCGCCGACGCCCCGGTCCTGCGCCGTGGCCTGATCGGCATGGTCGACGAGACCGCCGGTCTGCAGGCGGTGGGCACCCCCGGTGAGCCGCGGCGGGCGCTGACCCTGGCCGAGACCGCCCGCCCCGACGCGGTCATCGTGGAGCTGGGCACCGGCCGGGCGGCGACGCTGGACGCCTGCCGGGACCTGCGCCGCCGCTACCCCCAGATCGCCATCGTCGCCGTGGCCACCTCCGAGGACCCGGCCGTGGTCAACGAGGCGCTGGCCGCCGGGGTGCGCGGCTACCTGCTGATGAACACCTCCCCGACGCTGCTGGGCTGGGCGGTGCTGGCCGCCCGCGCCGGGCGCACCGTGGTCGACCCGCAGATCCGCCGCGGCGAGGCCGGGGAGGTGCCGGTGTCCCGGGAGCTGACCCCGGAGGTGCCGCTGACCCGCCGCGAGTCCGACGTGCTCGACGAGCTGATCCAGGGCCAGTCCAACCGGGCGATCGGCAAGGCGCTGTTCATCTCCGAGGACACCGTCAAGTCCCACGTCAAGGCCATCCTGCGCAAGCTGGGTGCCCGGGACCGCGCGCACGCGGTGTCGCTGGTCCTGTCCGCCCGCAACGGCGGCACCTGCACCTGCAGCGCCGCCACCCTGACCTCCGCCGGCTGCTGA
- the lepB gene encoding signal peptidase I, which translates to MSTHGPSEPADPRTPGPSATNESGTPATPPTGEGASAAGPAPTGRRGRRGGSAPRKGSLLRELPVLLVIAFVLALLVKTFLIQAFFIPSGSMEQTLHGCTGCTGDRVLVNKVPYWFGEPEPGDIVVFRGPDTWSPEITVAEPGNWVSGALLSLGRAIGVAPPSEDDYVKRVIATAGQTVQCCDADGRVTVDGRPLTEPYIYQDSPLGGGANSREFGPVTVPAGRLWVMGDHRSASADSRSHVGDQYSGTIAVDDVIGKGALIVWPLDRFTVLDSPDIQAQAEGQAAAGPEAWVHGDAAVAAPWALGLAGALPLTAARRRRRRRGARLTGPSRRPPRTGWRRVRRPAQTRPGRETDAG; encoded by the coding sequence ATGAGCACGCACGGGCCCAGTGAGCCTGCCGACCCCCGCACTCCCGGGCCGTCCGCCACCAACGAGTCCGGTACGCCGGCGACCCCCCCGACCGGGGAGGGCGCCAGCGCCGCCGGGCCGGCGCCGACCGGCCGTCGTGGGCGCCGGGGCGGATCGGCGCCCAGGAAGGGCTCGCTGCTCCGCGAGCTGCCGGTGCTGCTGGTCATCGCCTTCGTGCTGGCGCTGCTGGTCAAGACGTTCCTGATCCAGGCCTTCTTCATCCCCTCCGGGTCGATGGAGCAGACGCTGCACGGGTGCACCGGCTGCACCGGGGACCGGGTGCTGGTCAACAAGGTCCCGTACTGGTTCGGCGAGCCCGAGCCCGGTGACATCGTGGTGTTCCGCGGACCGGACACCTGGTCCCCGGAGATCACCGTGGCCGAGCCCGGCAACTGGGTCTCCGGCGCGCTGCTGAGCCTGGGGCGGGCGATCGGGGTCGCGCCACCGAGCGAGGACGACTACGTCAAGCGGGTCATCGCCACCGCCGGCCAGACCGTGCAGTGCTGCGACGCCGACGGCCGGGTCACGGTCGACGGCCGGCCGCTCACCGAGCCCTACATCTACCAGGACTCCCCGCTCGGCGGCGGGGCCAACTCCCGCGAGTTCGGCCCGGTCACCGTGCCCGCGGGCCGGTTGTGGGTGATGGGCGACCACCGCTCCGCGTCGGCGGACTCGCGCAGCCACGTGGGCGACCAGTACAGCGGCACCATCGCCGTGGACGACGTCATCGGCAAGGGCGCCCTCATCGTCTGGCCGCTGGACCGGTTCACCGTCCTCGACAGCCCCGACATCCAGGCGCAGGCCGAGGGGCAGGCGGCGGCAGGACCCGAGGCGTGGGTGCACGGGGACGCGGCCGTCGCCGCCCCTTGGGCGCTCGGGCTGGCGGGGGCGTTGCCCCTCACCGCGGCACGCCGACGGCGCCGTCGCCGGGGCGCCCGGCTGACCGGCCCGTCCCGCCGTCCACCGCGCACCGGCTGGCGGCGGGTCCGCCGGCCGGCGCAGACCCGACCCGGTCGGGAGACCGACGCCGGCTGA
- the rplS gene encoding 50S ribosomal protein L19 — protein sequence MNTLDALDAASLRDDIPDFRPGDTVKVHVRVIEGNRSRIQVFQGVIIRRQGGGIRETFTVRKVSFGVGVERTFPVHTPVVEKIEVLTRGDVRRAKLYYLRELRGKAAKIKEKRDVVTR from the coding sequence ATGAACACCCTGGACGCCCTCGATGCCGCGTCGCTGCGCGACGACATCCCCGACTTCCGCCCCGGCGACACCGTCAAGGTGCACGTGCGGGTCATCGAGGGCAACCGCTCGCGCATCCAGGTCTTCCAGGGCGTGATCATCCGGCGCCAGGGCGGCGGCATCCGCGAGACCTTCACCGTGCGCAAGGTCAGCTTCGGCGTCGGCGTGGAGCGCACCTTCCCGGTGCACACCCCGGTGGTCGAGAAGATCGAGGTGCTGACCCGCGGTGACGTCCGCCGGGCCAAGCTCTACTACCTCCGTGAGCTGCGCGGCAAGGCCGCCAAGATCAAGGAGAAGCGGGACGTCGTCACCCGCTGA
- a CDS encoding NUDIX hydrolase translates to MSAARVRPSSRVLVLDRQQRVLLLGSRGHAPAPGTAVQWWYTPGGGVEDGEDLRSAAVRELAEEIGLQVAPADLEGPVWFRRYQSAWGAETVDSRETYFVLRDVDHQVDPSGRTAEELAEDEPHRWWTLAEVVGGAAVFAPRELAVVLPRVLDGPWAGPPRIVD, encoded by the coding sequence GTGAGCGCCGCGCGGGTCCGGCCGAGCAGCCGGGTGCTGGTGCTGGACCGCCAGCAGCGCGTGCTGCTGCTGGGCTCCCGCGGGCACGCGCCGGCGCCGGGCACGGCCGTGCAGTGGTGGTACACGCCCGGCGGGGGTGTGGAGGACGGCGAGGACCTGCGGTCGGCCGCAGTCCGCGAGCTCGCCGAGGAGATCGGGCTGCAGGTGGCCCCGGCGGACCTGGAGGGGCCGGTCTGGTTCCGCCGGTACCAGAGCGCGTGGGGTGCGGAGACCGTCGACTCCCGCGAGACCTACTTCGTGCTGCGCGACGTCGACCACCAGGTGGACCCGAGCGGGCGCACCGCCGAGGAGCTGGCTGAGGACGAGCCGCACCGGTGGTGGACGCTGGCCGAGGTCGTCGGGGGTGCCGCGGTGTTCGCCCCCCGCGAGCTGGCGGTCGTCCTGCCCCGGGTGCTCGACGGACCCTGGGCAGGGCCGCCGCGCATCGTCGACTGA
- the trmD gene encoding tRNA (guanosine(37)-N1)-methyltransferase TrmD, translated as MTFRIDVLTIFPEYLAPLGQSLLGKAAQRGLVTVGVHDLRQWTDDVHRTVDDAPYGGGPGMVMRPEPWGRALEAVRPPGIRLVVPTPAGRPFTQAVAAQWATEPGLVFACGRYEGIDQRVADWAAGAGPVSEVSIGDYVLAGGESAVLVMVEAVTRLIPGVVGNADSVEFDSHADGLLEGPSYTRPAAWRDLEVPPVLLSGDHAAIARWRRAQSLRRTADRRPDLLAALPDGALDAADRAALDADPQP; from the coding sequence GTGACGTTCCGGATCGACGTCCTCACCATCTTCCCCGAGTACCTCGCGCCGCTGGGGCAGTCGCTGCTGGGCAAGGCCGCCCAGCGCGGCCTGGTCACCGTCGGCGTGCACGACCTGCGGCAGTGGACCGACGACGTCCACCGCACCGTGGACGACGCCCCCTACGGCGGCGGTCCGGGGATGGTCATGCGCCCCGAGCCGTGGGGGAGGGCGCTGGAGGCGGTCCGCCCGCCCGGCATCCGGCTGGTGGTCCCCACCCCGGCCGGGCGCCCGTTCACCCAGGCCGTCGCGGCGCAGTGGGCGACCGAGCCGGGGCTGGTCTTCGCCTGCGGCCGGTACGAGGGCATCGACCAGCGGGTCGCCGACTGGGCCGCCGGTGCCGGTCCGGTGTCCGAGGTCTCGATCGGCGACTACGTGCTGGCCGGGGGCGAGTCCGCCGTGCTGGTCATGGTCGAGGCGGTCACCCGGCTGATCCCTGGCGTGGTCGGCAACGCCGACTCCGTGGAGTTCGACTCGCACGCCGACGGGCTGCTCGAGGGCCCGTCCTACACGCGGCCGGCGGCCTGGCGGGACCTCGAGGTTCCCCCGGTGCTGCTGTCCGGCGACCACGCCGCGATCGCCCGGTGGCGCCGGGCGCAGTCGCTGCGCCGCACCGCCGACCGTCGTCCCGACCTGCTGGCCGCGCTGCCCGACGGGGCGCTGGACGCCGCCGACCGGGCCGCCCTGGACGCCGACCCGCAGCCGTGA
- the rimM gene encoding ribosome maturation factor RimM (Essential for efficient processing of 16S rRNA) yields the protein MVVGRIGRPHGVRGQVTVEVRTDDPDLRFAPGAALLTEPAARGPLTVEAARWHSGTLLLTLVLPDGTVVADREAADELRSTQLLVPVEDLPELDDPDSFYDHQLVGLAAVLPDGTPLGEVTAVRHEGTELLVVRRPQGPELLVPFVTAIVPTVDLAAGRLVVDPPEGLLDL from the coding sequence GTGGTGGTCGGCCGCATCGGCCGACCCCACGGTGTCCGTGGTCAGGTGACCGTCGAGGTGCGCACCGACGACCCCGACCTGCGGTTCGCCCCCGGTGCCGCCCTGCTGACCGAGCCCGCGGCCCGGGGCCCGCTGACCGTCGAGGCGGCCCGCTGGCACAGCGGCACGCTGCTGCTCACCCTGGTGCTGCCCGACGGGACCGTGGTCGCCGACCGCGAGGCGGCCGACGAGCTGCGCAGCACCCAGCTGCTCGTCCCGGTCGAGGACCTGCCCGAGCTGGACGACCCCGACTCGTTCTACGACCACCAGCTGGTGGGGCTCGCCGCCGTGCTGCCCGACGGCACGCCGCTGGGCGAGGTCACCGCGGTCCGGCACGAGGGCACCGAGCTGCTCGTCGTCCGCCGCCCCCAGGGCCCCGAGCTGCTGGTCCCGTTCGTCACCGCCATCGTGCCGACGGTCGACCTGGCGGCCGGGCGGCTGGTCGTCGACCCGCCCGAGGGGCTGCTCGACCTGTGA
- a CDS encoding RNA-binding protein gives MLEEALEHLVKGIVDNPDDVVVDLVNGRRGKTLEVRVHPDDLGKVIGRGGRTAKALRQVMTGVGGRGLRVDVVDTDGR, from the coding sequence GTGCTCGAAGAGGCGCTCGAGCACCTGGTCAAGGGCATCGTCGACAACCCCGACGACGTCGTGGTCGACCTGGTCAACGGCCGGCGCGGCAAGACCCTCGAGGTCCGGGTCCACCCCGACGACCTCGGCAAGGTCATCGGCCGCGGCGGGCGCACCGCCAAGGCGCTGCGCCAGGTGATGACCGGTGTCGGCGGCCGCGGCCTGCGGGTCGACGTCGTCGACACCGACGGGCGCTGA
- the rpsP gene encoding 30S ribosomal protein S16, whose product MATKIKLMRLGKMRAPYYRIVVADARTKRDGRSIETIGKYHPKEDPSFIEVDAERAAYWLGVGAQPTEAVAAILRVTGDWQKFKGEPAPAPMKVAAPKADKKAIYEEAARAAMGEPAADATTPKKKAAPKADAAPAPAEAVAEAAGAAGSGTAASGAPAETPAE is encoded by the coding sequence GTGGCCACCAAGATCAAGCTCATGCGCCTGGGCAAGATGCGCGCGCCCTACTACCGCATCGTCGTCGCCGACGCCCGCACCAAGCGGGACGGCCGGTCGATCGAGACGATCGGCAAGTACCACCCGAAGGAGGACCCGTCCTTCATCGAGGTCGACGCCGAGCGCGCCGCCTACTGGCTCGGCGTCGGCGCCCAGCCGACCGAGGCCGTCGCCGCCATCCTCCGGGTGACCGGTGACTGGCAGAAGTTCAAGGGCGAGCCGGCCCCCGCGCCGATGAAGGTCGCCGCCCCCAAGGCCGACAAGAAGGCCATCTACGAGGAGGCCGCCCGCGCCGCCATGGGTGAGCCGGCCGCCGACGCGACCACCCCGAAGAAGAAGGCCGCTCCCAAGGCCGACGCCGCCCCGGCTCCGGCCGAGGCCGTCGCCGAGGCTGCCGGCGCCGCCGGTTCCGGGACCGCCGCCTCCGGCGCCCCCGCCGAGACGCCCGCCGAGTAA
- a CDS encoding ribonuclease E inhibitor RraB, which translates to MGELSLPEQLALTAETVEQNLAHGDQVHAPRPIDHTAAFRARRAAVAAGDELTAAGYRVDGLYRRLLTVWLEFSAMTAVDHATAAAFTEEVVGIVRRHGGRYDGWGGFLVPPDPA; encoded by the coding sequence GTGGGTGAGCTGTCGCTCCCGGAGCAGCTGGCGCTGACCGCCGAGACGGTCGAGCAGAACCTGGCCCACGGTGACCAGGTGCACGCCCCGCGCCCGATCGACCACACCGCCGCCTTCCGCGCGCGGAGGGCGGCGGTGGCGGCGGGCGACGAGCTCACCGCGGCCGGCTACCGGGTCGACGGGCTGTACCGCCGGCTGCTCACCGTCTGGCTGGAGTTCAGCGCGATGACCGCCGTCGACCACGCCACCGCCGCGGCCTTCACCGAGGAGGTCGTCGGCATCGTGCGCCGTCACGGTGGCAGGTACGACGGCTGGGGCGGCTTCCTCGTCCCGCCGGACCCGGCCTGA
- a CDS encoding proline--tRNA ligase, with the protein MSSLFLRTLRDDPADAEVPSHRLLARGGYIRRAAPGGFTWLPLGWRVFRNVERVVREEMDAMGAQEVHFPALLPREPYEATGRWTEYGDNLFRLKDRRGNDFLLGPTHEEMFTLLVKDLYGSYKDLPVVLYQIQTKYRDEARPRAGLFRGREFTMKDSYSFDVTDAGLDASYAAHRAAYIKVFDRLGLDYVIVSAMSGAMGGSKSEEFLHPTSIGEDTFVRSPGGYAANVEAVRTVVPESIPLDGLPEAHVEDTPDTPTIETLVAVANELFPDAGYTAAATLKNVVVTLVHPDGTREPLVIGLPGDREVDTKRLEAQVSPAEVEPFTDFAAHPDLVKGYIGPQVLGADGKSGIRFLVDPRVVPGSRWITGANEAGRHVFDLVAGRDFSWDGVIEAAEVLPGDPAPDGSGPLELARGVEMGHIFQLGRKYAEALDLKVLDENGKLVTVTMGSYGIGVSRAVAAIAESMHDELGLVWPREVAPADVHLVATGKDAAVFEFAETLAGELVGAGLTVLYDDRPKVSPGVKFKDAELLGMPTIVTVGRGLAEGVVEVRDRATGERTEVPVGEAAAAVLAAVRG; encoded by the coding sequence ATGTCCTCCCTGTTCCTGCGCACCCTGCGCGACGACCCGGCCGACGCCGAGGTCCCCAGCCACCGCCTGCTCGCCCGGGGCGGCTACATCCGGCGCGCCGCGCCGGGGGGCTTCACCTGGCTGCCGCTGGGCTGGCGGGTGTTCCGGAACGTCGAGCGCGTCGTCCGCGAGGAGATGGACGCGATGGGCGCGCAGGAGGTGCACTTCCCGGCGCTGCTGCCCCGCGAGCCCTACGAGGCGACCGGCCGCTGGACCGAGTACGGCGACAACCTCTTCCGCCTTAAGGACCGCCGCGGCAACGACTTCCTGCTCGGCCCCACCCACGAGGAGATGTTCACGCTCCTGGTGAAGGACCTCTACGGGTCCTACAAGGACCTGCCGGTCGTGCTGTACCAGATCCAGACCAAGTACCGGGACGAGGCGCGGCCCCGGGCCGGGCTGTTCCGCGGCCGCGAGTTCACCATGAAGGACAGCTACTCCTTCGACGTCACCGACGCCGGACTGGACGCCTCCTACGCCGCCCACCGGGCCGCCTACATCAAGGTCTTCGACCGGCTCGGCCTGGACTACGTCATCGTCTCGGCGATGTCCGGGGCGATGGGCGGCAGCAAGAGCGAGGAGTTCCTGCACCCGACGTCGATCGGCGAGGACACCTTCGTGCGCTCGCCCGGCGGGTACGCGGCCAACGTCGAGGCCGTGCGCACCGTCGTCCCCGAGTCGATCCCGCTCGACGGGCTGCCCGAGGCGCACGTCGAGGACACCCCCGACACCCCGACCATCGAGACGCTGGTCGCGGTGGCGAACGAGCTGTTCCCGGACGCCGGGTACACGGCCGCCGCCACGCTGAAGAACGTCGTGGTCACCCTGGTGCACCCCGACGGCACCCGGGAGCCGCTGGTCATCGGGCTGCCCGGCGACCGGGAGGTCGACACCAAGCGCCTGGAGGCGCAGGTCAGCCCGGCGGAGGTGGAGCCGTTCACCGACTTCGCCGCCCACCCCGACCTGGTCAAGGGCTACATCGGCCCGCAGGTGCTGGGCGCCGATGGCAAGTCCGGCATCCGCTTCCTGGTCGACCCCCGGGTCGTGCCCGGCAGCCGCTGGATCACCGGCGCCAACGAGGCCGGCCGGCACGTGTTCGACCTCGTCGCCGGCCGGGACTTCAGCTGGGACGGCGTGATCGAGGCCGCCGAGGTGCTGCCCGGCGACCCCGCCCCCGACGGCTCGGGCCCGCTGGAGCTGGCCCGCGGCGTGGAGATGGGCCACATCTTCCAGCTGGGCCGCAAGTACGCCGAGGCGCTGGACCTCAAGGTGCTCGACGAGAACGGGAAGCTCGTCACCGTCACCATGGGGTCCTACGGCATCGGGGTCTCCCGGGCGGTCGCCGCGATCGCCGAGTCGATGCACGACGAGCTGGGCCTGGTCTGGCCCCGCGAGGTCGCCCCGGCCGACGTGCACCTGGTCGCCACCGGCAAGGACGCGGCGGTCTTCGAGTTCGCCGAGACCCTGGCCGGCGAGCTGGTCGGCGCCGGGCTCACCGTGCTCTACGACGACCGGCCGAAGGTCAGCCCCGGCGTGAAGTTCAAAGACGCCGAGCTGCTCGGGATGCCCACGATCGTCACCGTCGGCCGCGGGCTCGCCGAGGGCGTCGTCGAGGTCCGGGACCGCGCGACGGGGGAGCGCACCGAGGTGCCGGTGGGCGAGGCCGCGGCAGCCGTGCTCGCCGCCGTCCGTGGGTGA